The window CAAGATGACAAGACTTTTGTttcattctatctaagttggtacttgaaagtgttaacaagctctaacactttccattcaccacaataattaaccaaaacaagctctttgattaatcctaaccttactaacctaatctaaacaagctcttagaattagattgaaagattgcatgaagctttatgtgaatgttcccaataacacccaatactcctgataagctcgggagtgtaaaagtgtatgaataagatttacactaaattcattcaatagaactcaatttaatgcttgttacttgttcaatttcacaaaacaattacggattttgtaaaagaaAGTCTAGACATCCCTCGATTCGTTGGTTGATTCTaccctaatcccacaaccaaacaaggaacgggaaataaggctaaatcaaacattcgcaggctataaaatcttagttctgtataattttgatgcatacactaagcaactacagtaaagatgtcaatttcatataagaaagaaccttaggctatcaggcatcatctaatcaggcaattctataaTGCAATTGCTGAAGATCCTTAgactatcactagcatgttgttctaacatatcataatatcaaataacagtgtaGTAActtgggtctacttactggctccggctgatcgtacacatcacatcctttcttgattattttttaaaacaatttttaaaatCATTTCTAAAACCTTTGCAGCTCCTTAGTTTGGGACTAGATTCATACGGGTGTTCCtcgaattcactcaaaccaaggctctaataccaacttgtaacatcttgAAAATCACAaccaattcaaacttttcaaaacaacccatttactaaaaaaagtttttacaaaaccatggttttcaaaacattgttCAAAACAAAGTCTCCCAAGATCATCAACATAAAAatcaggatgtgtacgatcatgccttcaccgtcccacgatcctcagaagtacctatAACAATAACCAAAAACTGTAAGACAACATTTAGTGagttttccccaaagtaccaccacacaaaacACGTATCATAAATAAACAAGCATGATGGGTCCAGTCAGTCATCGAACTGGAATACCCACAGGTCCACAACCATCGGGCTGGATTACCCCTGGCTCAATAAGCCATCggactggaatgccaatatataacaggtccactcagtcatcggactggaataccaatATATAGCGGGCCCactcagtcatcagactggaataacCTCAGGTCAACTCAGTCATTGGACTGGAATACCCATGGTCTGTTGACTCATGCACATAGCAGTAAAGtttcaacccaacacaatatgttgacatataacagataataaacataatcaacaaaCAAATCATGCAGCTAgaaatcacaggtagtcctacaaatCTACCGGTCTACGCCTATCAGAAACTATCatataatcatacatatctatcacatactcagcatatcataaatcaatgtataacatgatatcaatccaatgggtcagccttggtgccttcgacccgtaagtacagtgaggaaaactcacctcacagtctgacgAATATCTAATCAGTACTCTACTCCCAAGTACCGGATCAACCTAAATCCTAAATGTCAACACATTATCCATTAATaatattttccccaaaatacccatggTCAAACCTGGTCAACGGTTAGAAGTCAAGTCAACACCTAGCCGAGTCGACCCAGCCGAGTATGTTGCGTGTACTCTTCTAAACGTGGGGCGTACTTGGTGATCCAAAGCCCAAATCTACATGTCCAAAGTCAGATCCAAATCCCAAATACCCTCAagattcataaagtttccaactttatgactttgcatgtccattaagtgcttaaaacaCAAAATCTCAatatcttaatgcattaagaccttctatagcatgcatgaagcaaaactaaccatcaagaccacatttttatgacttaagactcCTCCTGaggtctgaaaggacgacttattgggtcaagaacatgccatgctcaagaatcatcatATTTGGGACAAAAAGTGTCTTAAAGTAAAAAatttctagatctacaagatggattggtcaagttgtgaactttatacctcccgGAGGTTGCTAATAAGAAGAAAATCTCAGATCCAAGATGCTTCCAAGCTCCAAGCTCTTCTTACCACCTTCTTCTTTAAGAACACCTCCAAAACACTCCAATGGGATCAAAATACACTCTTCTCACTAAGGGTTTGCTTGGGATCATTTTTCACAGAGGGAGACTGATGAAGAAATGAGACATGAAGTTATAATGGGGtttatatatggaccaaaccctaaaaatcagggCTTGCACTTTCTTCACGCACGCCCCGTGTACGAggtgtacgcccatcatactaggGCGTGCTCTAGTACACCTAGCATACACAACGTACGCTCAACATACGACACCTGAACAAAATTACCATATCaccactatgggccattttgcaatCCCTTTCAATCCTAAGGGCTAAAATACAATATGATTCAAACATAGGGTTGAAATTGAAATAACCTTGACATCGGGACGTTACAAGATTAGAAGTTTGGTGTGGATACATGCTCTCTCGTTTGCCCGCGTTGGTTGCACTCAAGCGCTTCAATCGCAACATGATCCAAATTGATGCCTCTAGTAGTCTTGATGCACTATTGACCTTCTCGCTCGCCGTTTTCCAAATGTCACCAACATTTCTCGCTCATCATTTTCAAAAGTaagtaattattattagaaataattcaAAAGAAACGGATTTGGTGAATAAGTTATACTAATATCAGTTACACTAGAATGCGATATGGGAAACGACACAAATACCCTACGAACTTTCTAGGTTTGGTTATTTGagtccctaaactatttttgtGGCTTTATGAGGGAACGGAGTTTTTTTTCGAGTCGATTACGTCCTTTTGGCCAAAGTGAAGAGGTCATATGGTTACCCTTTTGCCACATTGACATTTATTGATTAATTTTCCCATATTAACTTTGAATTTTCCCCTACCCTTGACCCaaatcttctctctctctctctctatctatctctttctctctcttcccGTCACCATCTATCCACCGCTAAACACAACCATTCACAGCGAAAGGAATCAGACATTATGTAAGGAAATGGATTGGATAAAGCTACACAACGAGTTGAATTGGCCAAGCGAGAACTTGCTCAGATCGAAAATAGGAAATGGAAAACATTAGTTGTGCGTAATTTGATGTTACTTTCTAATATGTTATTCGTCTTGACCTAGACAATTTTCAGCTCAAATCTAGAATATATGTAGCTTTTGGCTTTGTCAAAGGTATTTCAGAAAGCTACTCCATTAACAAGTTCTCGATGATGATTAAAACCTAACATATTCATATTTTCGTTTGAAAATTTAACATAGGTCTTGCTACTAGGGATGAACATTTGGACTGGGAATCGGCTGGAACTGAAACCGGATAGAACCGATCGGGTCGGGACCGGGACGATattcttgtggatttttggaaccaggAACCGATAGAACTGGCAAAAACCGGTAGAACCGACAAAAACTGAAACCATATGTTGCTATTTTTTaaggaccggttccaacattgaagacacgacaagaacctgTAGAAATCGGGAACCGATAGAACCAGCGGTCCAGTTTGGTTCTTAATTTCGGCCGACTTCGGTTCCCGGGCCGGGTCCGGTTCGGGCCAGTTCCATCCGGGTCGGTTCCTTTACTCATCCCTACTTGCTACACTAGCAGGAGGACCACGAATGGAGTTGGAAGCTAGTAACATCTTGCCGCATACTTTCAGTGGTGCAgtttttgtatcataaaatcttCTAATCTTCTTGTTTGTTAGCGTTGGTTTGGATTTCTGCATTAAATTGGGGATTTTAAGTCCATTTCCAATTGAACCTTCAATCTCTACTACAGAAACAGATTGAAGTATCAATTGTACCAGAAAACCTTATTATATATACAACTTTTGTCATGAAATCATTCTTTTAATTCTTTCTAACATGGAGATGTCCCATCGAGTTTGATGGGATTCCTAGTCCAGACGAAAGAATCTCATTGactcatacaaccaatcaaattACAACATTAAGATCTCCTTAATAATAGGATTATATCTTGGATCATATGAATGATTGTTGATTTCATTCAAGGATTGTGCTAAAGCGGATAAGCAGGGGACGaaggaagatgatgaacagtagagattACTTTCTTAACACAGTGGAGCATGTAGAACACTAGAGAGATGGACCCAAATTTTGTATGTGTCCGTCAAACCTATTAAAACAAGTAATGGAAATTAGAGAGACAAGTTGTTCACGATTTGGTTTTCTCATAAAGCCATAAAAATAGTTTAGGCACTCAAAAATTTCATATGACATTTGTGTCATTTCCACAATATGATAATAAGATAGTGTTATTAGAGGAATGTAATAATATGGTAATGAATTCAAGTGATTAGAAAGGGGACAAATATTGGACAACCGTGAATTATTATTAGCATAATGTTGTAGTTTGAGGCACGTGTTTGAATTATGTTATGAAAAAATAATAATCGTCAAtgcaaaacattttcaaaaaataTCAAAGGAGAGAAAAAATTAAAATGGATGATTGAAATGATCATAGTCGGCCTATTAATTATTGTGATCCTAGATGAAAACACTTGAATTTGGAACATAATGAAGGGTAAAGCGGATTTTGAAGATTGAGGTTAACTTACGTACATATATTTAGGAGTTAATCATATTTAAAAGTTTGATTTAATAAAATTTTTATGTTCTTTTCATATTTGAAGAGttgattaattcctttatttattACTTTCTCCGCTTTAGTCATACTCACGCTCAATCTCTCATGACTGCAAAAAGACATAAACGCCCTTTTTATAACTGGGACCAAAAGTAGGAAAGCAGATTTACACAATTCCAACCATCTCAATTCATtgtatatttaaaatttaaacacCAGTCAACAACTTTTCATTCCCAACATTaacaaaatgaagaaaaaaaattttaaaactcaAAACAAACTAACACGGAGCTCCAGAAACATCTATAACCCAAGACAATCCAACTCCTGTTTATGcctgatatataaaaaaaaaaaatcaatattacATCAGGAAATGATCACAACATAACAAGATTGTATTGTAGCATTATACTTTCaattttcatcattttaaaaCACCATAATTTGAAAATCTACCAGTTATAGCAGTGAAAATTGTTTTGTACTCGGATGACATTGCTATGATTAGTTAAATTTCTCaatgtaattaaaaaaaaagaaggAAAGTTAATTACTATTTCTTGCATTAagaaaatgataatgatttaaaCATGTAAAGGCTTTACCTTGTTAGCAATATTATTGGAAAGCCAATCAAGACCTTCATATAGACCTTCTCCAGAGGTAGCACATGTGCTCTGAATGTACCTGtcacataaaaataaaaagattttttcaATAACTTTACACTTTTAAttaagtaggttgctatttctgTTATTAAATTCATGGGTTACCAGTGTCGTTGTCGGAGAGAATGGAGGCCAAGTTTATCAGTAATCTCAGCAGCATTCATGGCATTTGGAAGATCTTGTTTGTTGGCAAACACAAGCAACACCGCATCTCTTAGTTCATCCTGTAACACCCacatttctattttattttattttaaaaaaataaaacaaattcccAAATAAGAGTTCATGCAAGACACTTtgtttgtgtttggcttgtatttgACTGAGACTGATGTCAATGACAGTACCAAAAAAAAGTGGAACAAGATGGGACAGGACTTGCCAGTACTGAACATGTTGTACTATGTTTGACATGCATTACAGATCATGACTACTAAGACTCATGTCAACGGAACGGAGTGTCATTtgggacaaaaaaaaaaaagatttttcatTTGTCAACCCGAAAAAGGTGAGACAGGGACTTGGTCTCGATCTCTTGTATgtaaaaagacgtaaatgccctcatcATCTCTACAGTACCTCATTAAGCATCCTGTGGAGCTCATCTTTAGCCTCCCCAACACGGTCACGATCATTGCTATCAACCACAAAGATAAGCCCTTGTGTGTTCTGGAAGTAGTGCCTCCACAAAGGTCGGATCTGAAAAaccaaataaattacatatttatccaatttaattaagttaaatatatatatatatatatatatatatatatatatatatatatatatattttattttatttatttatcaagtgTCAGTATACAAATTGATTAGAATCTTACCTTGTCCTGACCACCAACATCCCAAACTGTGAAGCTGATGTTCTTGTACTCAACAGTCTCCACATTAAATCCTGCAAAGATTCCAGTTCATTATAGTAATTTTATTACAAAGGCGTTTAAGATGAGATTTTTATCTTTTTCTTCATGACAGATATAAGAAAGTGAAAATGAATGTAGTAAGATATAATACCAATAGTGGGAATTGTGGTAACAATCTCTCCCAACTTGAGCTTGTACAAGATTGTGGTTTTACCAGCTGCATCGAGACCAACCATCAAAATACGCATCTCTTTCTTAGCAAACAAGCGACTAAAAAGCTTGGTAAATGACAACCCCATCTTGATTAATCTGATAAACAGACAGACAAAACATAAACTTAGAACATGTCAAATAACATTATATCAAATGGGAAAAACTGGAAATATCACAATGAAGATTGTGAAATCTCATGTTTGATTACATGATGAAATTTCAGTAGATGATAATATCTCATACAATATCACAATATGcatggagaaaagaggaagtctAATTTCGGATGCTTGAAGATATTGCATGTGGACAACATAATTAATATTCAATATACCAACTAAAAACTGTTTTAAGGACCATTTGACCAAAAAGTAACATGATACCCACTCTGTCCTATAATAATTGAGATTGTCCTCAAACATAAATCACCATTATGAAACACTAACATACTacttagagaaaaaaaaaacctcaGAAATTGCATCTAATTGAGTAAAGAAATAAAAAAGGTTCATTTGTTTAAAAGCTCAaaagagattttttttttaatgtacTGATTTGGACAAAGAAATGTGATGATAGGAGAATGATATTAATATGAGTATATCTGAAATTCAATGAAAAACATATGAGGTGAAATTCGTATGTTTTGGGACAGAGGGAGTGTTATGCTTTTAAACAATGTTAAAATAACTTAATTAACACTTAAGGAACACACATAAAACAAAGGCCTCTAACTTCACTTACGAGTCAACACATAGACCTTATTTCAGGCATCAAAAAAGTTTTGCGCAATAATTAGTAAATCTTAAAAGTAATGCTGGAGTGTTAACCACAAAATTCAACAAAATCAGTCGTACAATGCCCCAAACAATAACGAAACATCGATCTCAGAAACAAATCGATTCAAAAGAGAATTCCTATGAGAAAATGATACAACGCTAGTAGCCCATTTTGAATCAAATACGAATGAATCTCAATTACCCACACAAAGTGGATCGTAATGATCCAAACAGTATATAAACCGATCTTACGAACAATGACGAAATAAATAACGAAAAACTAAACAATTTTGAGCATTAATAGATCCGATCTCATATATAAAGATGATTGCAAGTAGATATTCATGATTCAACAACGCATAGACGTACATATATGCAAAAGATAGGCAGAGAGAAGGAAGACTAACGATTTCGGCCGGCGATTGCAGTAGTGACGGAGATCGTTTGAAAATGGAGACCGTCGATCACCGACGAAATCCGTGAGATATACGAAGGAGATGCAGAGGGGAGCGTAGTATTTAAGGGCTTCAGATCGGAGGAAAACGGACGTTTGAGACCCGTGAAAGTTTTGAATTGGCATTTATTTTTAAGTGTAGTCCTTATACTTTATCGTTGTGTTCTTTGTGGCATCCCTACGAATTACTTATTATCCAAAATTTAACCTCtttgaaaatattatttttcaaattaGCTTATTATTTGTCTTATTAATTACTTATCAAGTCCTTTTATTTGACTTGTTTATTTTAATCACGTATCCTATTTCAATCCAAGacatttcaaaagaaaatattaCCTAACATTATTATTtacataatcaaatatattaaaatacatTGTTAACCACTTGAGTTGTGGTAACTTGGTAAGGCATGTAGAAaatatggtggataacctattgactCATGTTCAAAACTTGGCACCACTCAGCCCTTGTGGCCATAGAGATTCGTctgcagtgactccagggcatgaggcAAAGCTTTATGTTTGCAGcggggattagtcggtgcgcgaaaGCCGGCCCGGAAACCCTAGTTAGGGAAATTCTCTTTTCAAAAAAATACATTGTTTTTCTTAAAGGGATTTTTCCTAAACAGAGTTTCGAGCCAACTTTCATGCAACGACTGATCCCCGTTGCATATGCCTCATGTCCTAAAGTCACTACATACGAACCTTTATAATCACAGAGGCTAAGTCGTGTCAGGATTTAAACATAGGTCAATAGGTTATTCATCATATATTTCACATATCTTACCAAACTACCACAACCCCAATGGTTTATTACAAAACACTCTTATAACTtatttagtaaaaaaaataataaatgtaaatataatataaaagtaaactaaatattattaaataaaaagattaaatatacatcaaatggAAGCAAAATATATACTTAATAGATAATTAGTTGTGATAGAAAAACCAAAATAAACTATATGCTCtggtaataataatattttaatagttATTTAAATAGTAATAAACTTTACAACTTTACAttataaatgttttctaaaaaataattttgtaaTTACAATAACATTTGTACAATTGTCCTCTTTGTATTCACTTTTATCACTTTAAGATTATGAAAATATATGAGAAatatgttgattttttttaaattttaagttACATATAATCacgaataaaaataatttcatttttttctatttatttttttcaaaaaaataggaAATGCAATGTAAAATATGTATTTATCAAATTTTAACTCTTTACATTCTACATATCATAATTATTTATTTCCTATAGATTTTACAAAAATGTGTTGTACTTAAAAAATGACTAAGAAATATTTAaagttttgtgaaaaaaaaaagttaaatgctAGTTGTTATGTGTAAAACtctaaaacaaatttttcttATGGATATCTTATATATTATCAGACTTTCAAACATTAAGTTTTAAGCTATAAAATTATGGTCTATAGACACGTTGCAAATCAAATCAATTCGATTATGCTTTATAATATTGGCTTAAATTAGTTTGATTCGTAATTAGGTTATATTAATATTATGGTTTTCGTTTCGATCATGCTTTAGTTCGTTTGATTTTCATCTTAACGAACACTCTTTACAATAGCTATTTACAAGTAACCATTGCATTTCATGTTTCGTTTGCAAAGCAAACATTTAATTTGTAAAAATGCAATATGTTAcaatttattatgtttataaCTTAAAAGTgaacaaaatataaattatatcAAACAAAACACTACTATCGAATTAAAGTTTTATAACAAtttatgatatggttttcataaaagcccttaagtttgataaaaatatttgtttttattatttaatttgtgtATTTTTAGTTCATTAAAGCCAAAAATTTGTAGCATTTTTTTCAACCTAACCTTTTTTCGTATTTTTAGTTT of the Lactuca sativa cultivar Salinas chromosome 6, Lsat_Salinas_v11, whole genome shotgun sequence genome contains:
- the LOC111882218 gene encoding ADP-ribosylation factor isoform X2; protein product: MPIQNFHGSQTSVFLRSEALKYYAPLCISFVYLTDFVGDRRSPFSNDLRHYCNRRPKSLIKMGLSFTKLFSRLFAKKEMRILMVGLDAAGKTTILYKLKLGEIVTTIPTIGFNVETVEYKNISFTVWDVGGQDKIRPLWRHYFQNTQGLIFVVDSNDRDRVGEAKDELHRMLNEDELRDAVLLVFANKQDLPNAMNAAEITDKLGLHSLRQRHWYIQSTCATSGEGLYEGLDWLSNNIANKA
- the LOC111882218 gene encoding ADP-ribosylation factor isoform X1, with protein sequence MPIQNFHGSQTSVFLRSEALKYYAPLCISFVYLTDFVGDRRSPFSNDLRHYCNRRPKSLIKMGLSFTKLFSRLFAKKEMRILMVGLDAAGKTTILYKLKLGEIVTTIPTIGFNVETVEYKNISFTVWDVGGQDKIRPLWRHYFQNTQGLIFVVDSNDRDRVGEAKDELHRMLNEDELRDAVLLVFANKQDLPNAMNAAEITDKLGLHSLRQRHWYIQSTCATSGEGLYEGLDWLSNNIANKVKPLHV